The following coding sequences are from one Candidatus Desulfofervidus auxilii window:
- a CDS encoding ATP-dependent DNA helicase, with translation MAKKVREALVEGKKVIIEAGTGTGKTLAYVIPAILSGKKVVISTGTKSLQNQLFYKDIPLVEKILNEKPKVVYLKGRRNYLCLWRFNQLISQKLPISKSKEIKILNQWLKITKTGDIAETPFSPEWFGWSELTASTEQCLGQKCPFWHECFITKMKISAQRAQLIIVNHYLFMADLAIREKGYGQVIPFYEAVIFDEAHQLEEIVSEYFGFQVSNFRIAELIYDINLLFEDKDIKKRLNILKEKSDNFFKTFGHLKGKESLNQVMSLLIINKGIYVLKNLLDELMDIIHKVNTFLDIKENLKERIDKIKKELNFIFAQSDPNYAYWVERRKKSIVFGCSPLKVDLILKEHLYSSIKSIVFTSATLNTGDNFSFFKERLGLSYYTEGLILPSPFDYKNQALLYLPPSMPDPNSVDFLQAAAKEIIKILKITKGRALVLFTNLQTMKEIYDKVASKIPFNVIIQGEQSSPKLLEIFKSDIHSVLFATATFWEGIDIPGEALSCVIIDRLPFAVPDDPLIKARIEFIRKMGKNPFWSYQVPQAIISLKQGLGRLIRHRQDKGLLAILDPRLYTRSYGSYFLKNLPPCRITRDLKDVAKFFESI, from the coding sequence ATGGCTAAAAAAGTAAGAGAGGCTCTAGTTGAAGGGAAAAAGGTCATTATTGAAGCTGGTACTGGAACAGGAAAAACATTGGCTTATGTTATCCCTGCTATTTTATCTGGTAAAAAAGTAGTAATTTCTACAGGTACTAAAAGTCTTCAAAATCAACTTTTTTATAAAGATATACCTTTGGTAGAAAAAATATTAAACGAAAAACCAAAAGTTGTTTATTTAAAAGGACGGCGCAACTATCTTTGTCTTTGGCGTTTCAATCAATTAATATCACAAAAATTACCAATTTCAAAAAGTAAAGAAATAAAAATATTAAATCAGTGGCTTAAGATTACAAAAACAGGTGATATTGCTGAAACGCCTTTTTCACCAGAATGGTTTGGTTGGTCTGAATTAACTGCTAGCACAGAACAATGTTTGGGACAAAAATGCCCATTTTGGCATGAATGTTTTATCACCAAGATGAAAATATCAGCTCAAAGAGCACAATTGATTATTGTTAATCATTATCTTTTTATGGCTGATTTGGCAATAAGGGAAAAAGGATATGGGCAGGTGATTCCTTTTTATGAAGCGGTTATATTTGACGAAGCTCACCAACTTGAGGAAATCGTAAGTGAATATTTTGGCTTTCAAGTGAGTAATTTTAGGATAGCTGAATTGATTTATGATATAAATCTTCTTTTTGAAGACAAAGATATAAAGAAAAGGCTTAATATATTAAAAGAAAAAAGTGATAATTTTTTTAAAACTTTTGGACATTTAAAAGGGAAAGAAAGTTTAAATCAAGTTATGTCTTTATTGATAATCAATAAAGGGATTTATGTTTTAAAAAATCTTCTTGATGAACTTATGGATATTATCCATAAAGTTAATACTTTTTTGGATATAAAAGAGAATCTGAAGGAAAGGATTGATAAAATAAAAAAAGAATTAAATTTTATTTTTGCTCAAAGTGACCCCAATTATGCTTATTGGGTAGAGAGAAGGAAAAAAAGTATAGTATTTGGATGTTCTCCTTTGAAAGTGGATCTTATTTTAAAAGAGCATCTATATTCTTCAATCAAATCCATTGTTTTTACTTCTGCTACTCTTAATACAGGTGATAATTTTTCTTTTTTTAAAGAAAGATTGGGTTTATCTTATTATACTGAAGGATTAATATTACCTTCTCCTTTTGATTATAAAAATCAAGCCCTTCTTTATTTGCCGCCATCTATGCCTGACCCTAATTCAGTAGATTTTTTACAGGCAGCAGCTAAAGAAATTATAAAAATTCTTAAAATTACTAAAGGTCGTGCTCTTGTTCTTTTCACCAATCTACAAACTATGAAAGAAATTTATGATAAAGTTGCTTCTAAAATTCCATTTAATGTTATTATTCAAGGTGAACAATCTTCACCAAAACTTTTAGAAATATTTAAAAGTGATATTCATTCTGTACTTTTTGCTACTGCTACTTTTTGGGAAGGGATTGATATTCCAGGAGAGGCTTTAAGTTGTGTTATTATTGATCGACTTCCTTTTGCAGTTCCTGATGATCCATTAATAAAAGCAAGGATTGAATTTATTAGAAAAATGGGTAAAAATCCTTTTTGGAGTTATCAAGTGCCACAAGCTATTATTTCTCTAAAACAGGGATTGGGTCGTTTAATCCGCCATCGTCAAGATAAAGGTCTCCTTGCTATCCTTGATCCAAGACTATATACACGCTCTTATGGTTCATATTTTTTAAAAAATTTACCACCTTGTCGCATAACAAGAGATTTAAAAGATGTGGCGAAATTTTTTGAGTCAATTTAA